Within the Microcebus murinus isolate Inina chromosome 16, M.murinus_Inina_mat1.0, whole genome shotgun sequence genome, the region CTGCCAGGGGCAGTGCCCGGTCCTGCCACAAAGGTGGGTGGGGTCAGGCCTCCTGGAGCACCTCCATGCCCAGTGCCTTCCTCAGAGCCCCAAACACGTGCCAGAGCTTCCCACCTCACAAGAGAAACGTCAGCTTAGACACCCGAGCTGGGGCTGGAGAGTTGCCCCTGGCCTGTCCAGCTACACCATACAGCCCCAGATGAGCCCCTCCTATCATGGGCCTGACTGGGAGGATCTGGTGCTCAGCTCTGTTCTAGAAATGCCTTGTTATCTGGGCCTGGGCCTGAGCCGCCCTTGAGCTgtgggggcagaggaagggatAAGCCATCCTCCCTGGGGGCACATGGAGACCCGGCATCATCCTGGGTCCCCTACTGACGTGCTGTGTGTCCTTTGACACATCCCtgtgcctctctgagccccagtttcctcatctgtaagatgtgAACAGTATTTCCTGGCCAGGGTTGTTTGAGATCACGGGGTGCATGTGTGAGACCAAGGCTGTTTCTGGGCCTTAAGtgacacccaccccaccccagtcagGATGGGGTCAAGATCATGCCGGGTGGTGAAACACCAGGAAACTGAGCATGTGCATGGGTGGTCCTGCCTCCAGCTGCCTCTGCCCTCGGCACCCACCGGAAGCCCACCCATATAGATCCATGGCAGTGGCTCACCCGGTAGAAGGACACAGCTTTCTCCCGCTCCCTGGTCCCATTGAAGAAGATGTCTCCAGCTGCCTCGAACAGTTCCAGCCCCAGGTTGGGATCGCCTGTGTACAGGGCTGCATTCTGTGCCACCTACAAGGAGGCAAAAGCTCTCGAGGCCCATATACCTAGGAGGTGGCCAGGCCCACCCAGGTGGCAAACCGCAGCCAGCCTCTGTCCTCTCACACACCGCAGGAGTCCCTGTGCACTGGGGGCCTTCATCATCTGCTGGCACGAGGACAATTACTGTACACACCTGAGTGCCATGGGGCACCTGTGTGGCTGAAACCCAGGGGCCCAGGCGAGGCTGGTGAGAAGCTGGGACAGAGCTCAGcgccaccccaccctgcccaccaCTCTGGGACCTCCGCATTCAGCTCTGGTGTCACTGGGCTCCCACTACTCCCTCCTTGTCCAGCCCACGGTTTCCCCTCTGAGCCCCTACTGACATGTCTCCCACCAGAAGGGTCAGCCCACAAGGATGGGCCTAAGACAGCAGGCTTCTCTGCTATATGCTGGGCCTCCCACAGCGCCTGGCGTGTAGGAGACGCTCAACAAATACCCGCTGAGTGAATGACTGGGCGGTCTGGCCCTGACCACAACCCAGCCAGACCCACCTGCTTGCCGATGCCTGGGGCTCTGCTGCCAGCAGCCCTCCTCCAGCTGAGGTGCTCGCCGCACGGCGCTGCTGCGCACACAGCCTTCCTGTCCCCAGGCTGCCAGGAGCCCACCCTATGGTTCCCGTATCCCCATGTCCCTGCCACAGCCCTGGCCCACGTCAGCATTGCTTACTGATGGGCTCAGTGCCCTCCTCGCCATGAGCCCCTGACCCTAGGTGCTCAGCCCCTGGCTCAGGCAggcacacagcagatgctcaaaaacaaaaagctcGTGAGGTGCGTGGGCCTCTCAATTTGTTCCAAGTCACGCTTGTTTGGGGAAGCATCTAAAACAGAGCTTCTatgtaaatgcattttttaagaaGACATGCCACATGCTGCTGCAGCAAGTCCTTGTATGTGTCACCTGAGTGGGTGCATGATTTGCACACTTACTGAGCATGCGCTGTGTACCAGCAAATGCCGGGCACTCCCACGCCTCTGCCCCAGGGAGCTTAGATGGCTGTGAACATGCCAGCCCTGGAGGGAGCTGGGGGTGAGCGAGGGGGAAcagcatacagcaggtgctcagcagtGGCTTTGTCACGAGTGAACACACACACTGGCCCTCCCTCCCGCCTCATCCCTGCACCTGGATGTACAGGTCCACCAGCTCGTTCTGCCGCAGGATGTAGTAGATCTTCCCCGCCTGCAGCCAGGCGTgtgcctccttctccttctcctggAGGTCGATGAATATCCCCAGGCTCCGCTTGGTGTAGTCCAGGGCAGATTTGTAGGCCCTGGAACCAAACGAGGGTGTCAGGAGAGCTCCCAGGCAGGCCAGCCTCAGGGGACCAGCTGGGGTTCTTCCCCCTGCAGGTCTGGTGACAGGTGGACCTGGAGTATTGGGATGGGAACGGGCCCCCTGGCATGTGCAAATCCTGCCCTCCCTGGGCTTCTGGGAGAGCCGGGATGAACACATCTTGCATGGAAAAGATAAAGTATCTTCTTCTGAGGGAAATTGGAGTCACGCTGCCAAGTGGCCAGGAGGAACATGCTATtgtctctcccccacctccccagacCAGCCTGTGCCTTCTCCGGATGCACCAGGAGCCATTAGCATGGAGCAGAGGTTTAAGAGTATCCAGGCCGCTGGTTCTCAGATGTGCAAATGTATCAGAGGACAGTCACATATAGCTTGCTGGGCCCTGTGGGGCCCGAGAACATGCACTTCCAACAGGCTTCCCAGTGACAGGGccggggaccacactttgagaaacacggCTCTAGCACATAGGCCTTGAAACCGAGGCCAAGCCTGGAGCTGTCTCCCAAGTCCTTGTGGAGATGTGGCTCCTTCCCTGCTCTCTTGAGGGCTTGTCACTGCAGTGTGGCTGGAGCCATCATTACCCCACCAGGTCAGGACACTCTGTGGGCCACAATTGGGACATGGGACCCTGAAACTCTGCCTGGGGAAGCAGGTGAGACAACCAGCACCACCTTCTATGGGCGAAGAACCTCCAGGCACATGTGGCCATTGTGGTCACATTAGAGGGGACAGACAAGGGCCAGACCACCCTAGCCCAGAACCAGACCAGTGGGTGCAGATTCAGGGCAGGAAATGACAGCTTACAAAAGCCACTGTGGCAGGACAAATGGCCTAGAAATGCATGCACTGCCTCTGTTGGGGATGAGATACCTGTCTGGGAGGTGTTGCAAGCAGAGATGGGAGGGTGCATCAACCATCaagggaggccaagctgggactCAGGTCCTGAACAATATCAAGGCAACCCCAAGCCTACCCGAGGAGAGGGTCCGCTGGGACCCTGGGCCCAGCTTCCCTGTGCGCCCCCAGCCCCCGCTGCAGAGCCGGCTCTCACCGCTCGGTGCCTAGGGACAGATAGAGCTGGCTGATGGTCTCCAGGAGCTGTCCCTCTAGCACCTTGTTGGCCACCCTGCGGGCCAGTGTGAGCTGGAACTCGTGGTAGATGACACACTGGGCCTCGCTGGGCATGACGGTGCTGTAGAAGTGGCACAGCCACTGGACGGCTTGCAGCTGGCCTGCATGGGGGACACAGAAAGAGGAGGTCGGCTTCATGGCCTCATGGCAGATGCTTGCGGGGTTCGAGACCCCTGCTGCAAGCCTGCCTCTCCCATTGCTCTGTGAGCCAGGGTCACTGCAGATGGGAAACTGAGCCTGAACAGCGAGGTGGCCTGCTTGAGGGCACGCAGACGATGAGCATGCCAAGATAAGCCCCATGCATGGCATGTGGCAGGTGCTCAAGAGATGGCACCCACCTTCTTCACAACCCCCAGGGCTGGGAGTCCTGGCCTGGCTCAGCCTTCACACCAGGAAACCTGTTTCTGCTTCATGAAGCCCCTCCGGCCAGGACAGGGGCCAGCTTCACACCGAGCTGATGAGGTCGGGGACACTGGCACCCCAATTGCAGATGGACACCCTGAGAGTCCAAGGCTGAGTGTCGATCCTGACACCCAGCCTATGCCATTCAGATCCGGCTCCTGGCATTCCAAAGCTGACACTGCCTCCACCAGGCCACGCTCCAAACTCACAAGCTTCCTGGCCTCTCCTAAAAGCAGGGCTGCAGGCAGTGCAGAGCTGCTACTGCCAAAAATACTCTTGGGGTCAAGAAGAAAATAGGAGCCTTAACAATACCGCAAACCGAGAAGACCCGATAGGCATCTATAAAATGACACTCcgcccaacaacagcagaatacatggTCTTCCCAAGTACCCATAGAAGGTTCCCCAAGACAGACCACATATCAAGCTATAAAACAAGTCCCAGTAAATGTAAAAtgattgaaatcataccaaaatATGTTCTTCAGCTACATTAGAATGAAACTAGAAgtcaacaacaaaagaaaatttgggaaattcacaaatacgTGAAAATTATACTATACAGTCCTAAACAACTAATGAGTCAAAGAAGAGATGATAAAGGAAACTAGAAAATAccttgagatgaatgaaaaccaAAGTTATGGGAGGCAGCTACAgctgcttagagggaaatttgtCACTGCAAATGCCTGcattaaaagaaggaagaaacatttcaaataaaaaatttaaacttccaCCTTAAGAgatcagaaaaagaagagtaaacaaACCCAAAGTAagcaaaggaataaataataaacattatgtcgggcgcgtggctcacgcctgtaatcctagcactctgggaggccgaggtgggcggattgctcgaggtcaggagtttgaaaccagcctgagcaagagcgagaccctgtctctactataaatagaaagaaattaattggccaactaatatatatagaaaaaatcagccgggcatggtggcacgtgcctgtagtcccagccgggagcctgaagcagcaggattgctgcttgagcccaggagtttgaggtcgctgtgagctaggctaatgccacggcattcactctagcctgggcaacaaagcaagactcttgtctccaaaggaaaaaaaaaaaaaaagaaagaaagaaaaaattagctggcatggtggcgcatgcctgtagtcccagctactcgggaggctgaagcaggaggattgcttgagttcaggagtttgaggttgctgtgagctaggctaacaccacggcactcactctagccggggcaacaaagcaagattctgtcttgaaagaaagaaaggaaggaaggaaggaaggaaggaaggaaggaaggaaggaaggaaggaaggaaggaaggaaggaaggaaggaaggaaggaaggaaggaaggaaggaaggaaggaaggaaggaaggaaggaaggaaggaaggaagaaggaaggaagaaggaagaaagaaagaaggaagaaagaaagagaaagaaagaaagaaagaaagaaagaaagaaagaaagaaagaagaaagaagaaagaaagaaagaaaggaaggaaaggagaagaaagaagaaagaaagaaagaagaaagaaagaaagaaaagaaagaaagaaagaaagaaagaaagaagaaagaaagaaagaaaaggaaagaaagaaagaaagaaagaaagaaagaaagaaagaaagaaagaaagaaagaaagaaagaaagaaagaaagaaagaaagaaagaaagaaaaaattagccgggcatgttggtgcatgcctgtagtcccagttacttggtaggctgaagcagaaggattgcttgaatttaggagtttgaggttgctgtggagctaggctgatgccacagcattctagcccaggcaacagagtatattaaacaataatatgagaatagaaaaataaataaagtcaatgaaaccaaaagttggttctttgaaaagattaacaaaattggcaAATCTTTTACCAGATCAACCAAGGAAAAGAGAGGATATCAATAACTAAAATTAGCAATGAAAGAGGGAACATTATTGCCTCTTGACAGAACTGAAAGAGTTATAAGAGGACACCAATAAATcagataacctagatgaaatggccAAATTCCTGGAAAAACACAAACTTCCAGAGTGACTTGAAAATGACTTGGAGTAAGTACCTGGTGGCCCTGGGGTACCTGCCTGCCCTTGGTCTCCTTGGATGCTCAACATGGGAGAGAGGAAACATGGTCTCCTGGGTCCCCTGCCTGGCTTTCCCAAATCTGAACCCCTAGCACCCTCGGGGTACCTCCTAGGAGAAGGTGCCACTGGCTATTAAGGCCATGACTTGCCCGAGGCCACAGGGGGGTCTGTGGCACTTGGTTCCTCCTGAAGGTTACGAGGGTACCTTTGCAGCCAGAGGCCACCTCTTTGTCAAGGCCCCACCTGTTGGGAAAGGTCTGGATTTAGACCCTCCCTTCCCGCCATGGGTAGACACGTTCAGGGCTTCCCGAAGCTCTGTTCCTTCAAGGGCCAGGAATGTGTGCCAGGCCTGGCTTGAAAATGGGCAGATTTGGCACATCCCCTGGGGCTCTGGGCCATGTGACAGAGGCATCTCTGGGCAGTCTCATTGTGCCATGATGAAGGCCTGGTGCCATAGGGCAGGGGATGGGACCCCTGTCCCTATTCCCTCAACTCcttcctctgtctgtctgtcccctgCTACCTGGATTGCTATTCATTCACTGCATGCAGCCAGAGTGAGTGTGCTATAGCACTCAGTGGCTCCCCAGTGCTcttgaggacccctgggccaATGGAGGTTCTCCTAATCCAGCCCCCAAACCCTCTCCCAACTCTGCTTCCCTGCACTGGCCTGCTCACTGTTCCTGGGCCTTTGCAGGGGTTGCACTgccagcccctcacccccaccctcttGCTGGGCTGCACCCTCAACCCTCAGGTCCCAGACTAAAGAGATGCCCCTCGCCCACAAGTTGGGGCCAGGAGCTGCCCTGCTATTACACTAATCACCCGTTTGTGGCTTTTCTGGCTTGACGTCAGTTTCCCACACTTGTGCTGCCCCCTCCCATGAGAACCACACAAGTCTCATTTGTGGGTGGAACGTGGGGTGTTTCCTGCACAAAAAGAGGCTTTTGCATAAACTTGAactgctctgtggcctggggttAACCGCCCAACTCAGCGCGCTCTGTGAAGGGGGCTGTGTCGGGGAGGGGAAGTGCAGCCCCGTGTGCAGGGTTGTTGGGAGATCCCAAGGAGATACCACTAGTGCAAGCACCTGGCATTCAAGGCCGGGCTCACAGAGGGCCTGGGTTGCTCTCAGCTCGGGGAGCCTGCAGCACCAGGGTATGTCCGAGGGGACCCACCATCCCACTAGCTGGACTTTGAGGATTCCCAGGATGGGAGACTTTCAGAGCTCAAACCGGAAGTCCCCAGGCAAAGCATGATGCTCGCCCCGTGTGGAAACAGTCTTCTTCAAGGACGTGTGCGAACATCTGCTGGTTTCACCTACTCCGCATTCTCTCTGTTGGAAAAACCACTGTTCGCCTCTGAATCACACAGCCCAGGTGTGCTCTGAGCCCTGACGTAGACCCCAAGGATCCCCGGGAGGTATGGAAGAGGTAACTGGGCAGCACCTACTCTCTAGGTGGTCCGTCTCCACGGCGACCAGAAAGGCCCACTCGTAGTAGCATTTGCCCTGCTGGGTGAGGGCCCGGTGGGTGCAGAGGTGGCCCAGCTGCAGGAGCACCTGGGTGAAGTCTCGGCCACACTCCCTGCTGGGCAGCCTGGAGAAGAGCCCAACGGCCTCCAGGAAGTAGTGCTGGGCCAGCCTGCTGGCACCCGTGTGCAGACACAGCGCCCCCAAGTTGGCCAGCACCACCGCCTGGTCCTGCAGGTGGCCCAGGCGCCTGGCCACACGCAGGGCACGGTAGTAGCCCTCAGCCGCCTGCCGGGTCCTGCCAGTCCTCTTCAGGGCCACAGCTGCCATGTTGGTGATCACACCCTCCTGGTCCATGCTGGCCACTGCCGCATCCAGGACGGACTCCAGGATGCCCAGGGCCACCTGGCTCTGCCCATGAAGCACGTGCAGCCAGGCAAGGGCTACCAGGTGATCCACAACAGGGTGGACTCCGGCCACGGCATCCGCTTCCACCGCCTGCATCATGAAGACGATGGCCGGCCCGTGCTGCCCGTGGTGGCTGTGTAGCTGGGCCAGGCTGGCGTAGAGGTGGCCGCGCAGTGCACAGCCCGCACCCGAGGCCGGGGAGGCCAGCGCCTGTCTGAGGTAGTGGGCCGTCTGGGAGGGGAGGCTGTGGGCCACCTGCCTCTGGCCGTGGAGACGGGGGGCATTCCGGAGCACCAGGTCTACACTCCTCAGCGAGCTGGCCAGTGAGCACTGTGTCTGCAGTGAGGCCACCTTGATGCAGCTGAGGGCCAGGTGGGGCAGGCACTTCCGGCTGTAGACGTCCGCCAGGAGCAGGTAGCAGTCTGAGGTCCACGAGGCCTCCTGGGCCCCCAGGTCCCTGTGCAAGAGCAACAGTCTCTCCAGGAAGGGCAGGGCCTCCTCGGGCTGCTTGAAGTGGATGTGGTGCCTGGCCAGCAGGAAGCAGGCCCGGGCCTCGGCCTGCAGGCTCCGGCCACCCACGGCCCGCCGCAGTGCGTACTTGAGGAGCTCCGCCTCCGCCTCGGTGCTGCACACGTGGCCGGGCGTCCCCAGGAGCAGGGCCGCGGCTTTGGGCACCGCCTGCGCACTCTTCTCCTTGTTCTTCTGCTTCAGGTAAACGGTGGCCAGGTTGGTGTACACGGCCACCACCAGGAAGAGGTCCCCGAAGCTGCCCCCCAGGGCCCCCAGGGCTTCCTCGAAGTAAACCCGGGCCTGGGACAGCTTAAGCCTCCTGGCGCACAGCCGGCCCAGGAGGAAGCAGAGCCTGGCCAGGGCCATGGGCAGGCCGGCTTTCTTGGCTGCTCCCCGGGCCTGCGCCAGGTGCGCAGTCAGCTCCTCCTCGTCGGTGAAGCTGCAGAACACGCTGCTCAGCCATGGCAGCGAGGCGTCGTACAGGCCTCGGAAGCAGGCCTGGTACCCAGGGGCGTTCAGGACCAGCAGCAGTGGGCCCAGGGCTTCTGGGTCGGCCCAGTCGTCCTCGGCGTCCAGGTGGAAGGGCTCCTTTGTGTCCAGCGAGCTCACAGCACTGGACGCTGCAGGGAGACCCCAGGACGCTGGCTCCTTAGGGCAGTCCGGAGAGGTCTTGCATTGTTTTAGAATATTCTTCACTTTCCGCAGGGTCTTATGAGGCTCCAGGTTCAGGCAAGGTGGAGGCATTTCTGCAAGTCACAAAAAACATCCAGATGGGTGAGAGTCTGGACGTGAGTCCTGGTTCCCCTTCCCCAGCCTAGTGTTCCCTTAGCACATTCCAGACAACACCTCCCCACTGGCTCCCAGCAAGCACTGGAGAGTTATGTGAACTGCCAAACCAGGGCCTAGGGCAGAGTGGGAACTCAGTAATTACGATTGCAGGGAGAGTACAGACCTATTGGGCCGACTCTCTTACCAAATAACCTGCCTTTCCtatcctttgcctttttttttttttttgagacagagtctcgattttgttgcccaggctagagtgagtgccgtggcatcagcctagctcacagcaacctcaaactcctgggctcaggcaatcctcctgcctcagcctcccaagtagctgggactacaggcatgtgccaccatgcccggctaatttttttttctatatatatattagttggccaattaatttctttctatttatagtagagacgggatctcactcaggctcaggctggtttcaaactcctgacctcgagcaatctgcccgcctcggcctcccagagtgctaggattacaggcgtgagccaccgcgcccagcctcctttGCCTTTTTGACAGCGTAGTTTTAGGAGACCTCCTGTCCAATAGCTCAGCGATCATTCCAAGGTCCCTTTCCCTCTTACAGAGAATCGAAGCCACTTAACTGGCCCCATCCACATTCAGTGCTACAACTGCAAATGGATGATTCTGTCAGCATCTCAGGCTTCTGATCAGGTAGAGGAATCCAGGAAATCAGCCAATCAGCGATTGATCAGCACGAGCTCCAAGGCTGCCCCACAAGACTGACAGAGCCAGCCACAGCGGAGGGCAGGGTGTTGTGTCTTTCTGCCTAGCTCCATTGTGGGAAATGGGTCCAACAGGGAAGATCGGGACAGCTCGCAGAACCTGGGGCTCTACCTTCACCGGTGTTTGAGAATCTGAGGCCTACGGTTCCTAAAGAGTTAacacagggccgggcgcggtggctcacgcctgtaatcctagcactcgtggaggcccaggcgggtggattgctcaagatcaggag harbors:
- the SH3TC1 gene encoding SH3 domain and tetratricopeptide repeat-containing protein 1 isoform X5 — translated: MEGPATATAGQLALMGRGLAAPPGSCSSRDEVQTVALSSPAGQECAGPEEAKAAIRGDAAPPLGTPGPAAESPPGQLGAYPTDLTLQLLAVRRKSGLRDPRLQQALRARLRLLESDSRAVARALGELSARLLSIHSDQDRIVVMFKTFEEIWKFSTYHALGFTHHCLENLLVDQAFWLLSPGEEEETAIRVHVDENALKLTHESLLVQEGPFFVLCPDHHVRVTTGPGGTGRGPQPLRRASGGPQGEVAPEAGLSASPSMSCEEVAAATPEPLIPFHQWALRLHWDPVDDPVGEPATPNTLLMAVGLASAVADCQGSGPEEMTFRCGDLIKILGAQVPGLPWCVGRHVASGQVGFVPTQLISAQGPATELENVIFLNEEERSFFGNEGRFSEEDARQLLRRMSAAAVCTGYSLDRLEETALEQPEGQEMPPPCLNLEPHKTLRKVKNILKQCKTSPDCPKEPASWGLPAASSAVSSLDTKEPFHLDAEDDWADPEALGPLLLVLNAPGYQACFRGLYDASLPWLSSVFCSFTDEEELTAHLAQARGAAKKAGLPMALARLCFLLGRLCARRLKLSQARVYFEEALGALGGSFGDLFLVVAVYTNLATVYLKQKNKEKSAQAVPKAAALLLGTPGHVCSTEAEAELLKYALRRAVGGRSLQAEARACFLLARHHIHFKQPEEALPFLERLLLLHRDLGAQEASWTSDCYLLLADVYSRKCLPHLALSCIKVASLQTQCSLASSLRSVDLVLRNAPRLHGQRQVAHSLPSQTAHYLRQALASPASGAGCALRGHLYASLAQLHSHHGQHGPAIVFMMQAVEADAVAGVHPVVDHLVALAWLHVLHGQSQVALGILESVLDAAVASMDQEGVITNMAAVALKRTGRTRQAAEGYYRALRVARRLGHLQDQAVVLANLGALCLHTGASRLAQHYFLEAVGLFSRLPSRECGRDFTQVLLQLGHLCTHRALTQQGKCYYEWAFLVAVETDHLESQLQAVQWLCHFYSTVMPSEAQCVIYHEFQLTLARRVANKVLEGQLLETISQLYLSLGTERAYKSALDYTKRSLGIFIDLQEKEKEAHAWLQAGKIYYILRQNELVDLYIQVAQNAALYTGDPNLGLELFEAAGDIFFNGTREREKAVSFYRGTG